Genomic DNA from Calditrichota bacterium:
TGATCACCGAAGTGATGGTTTGCCGATGAATCATCCGATTGTGCTGGATTCAACGAATTTGGATTTGGCTATTTTTTATCGAAAACAATATTACTTAACCCTTCATTCGGAATATGATCATCCCCTCGGTGAGGGGTGGTACGACAAGGATTCGGTGGCAGCCTTTTCCGTAGAAAAGTATGATTCGGTGGGTGACTCTATCCGTTACCGTTTTATGTATTGGAGCGGAGATACGTTACTCATTCATGAAAATGGAACCATAAAGATGGACACCTCAAAAACGCTGACGGCAAATTTTGAAGAGGAACTCTTCATATCCATCACATATAATCGTCCAAATGCGGGGCGAACGGTGCCTCCTCCTCCGGGTGTTTGGGTTGAAAAAGGAGAAGAAATCACTCTGACGGCCTATCCGGAAAATAATTATCATTTTTTAAGCTGGAGTGGCGACACGACTACTACCAACAATCCATTGATCTTTACCGTAACAACCCCTTTCCATATTATGGCGTATTTTGGAAATATTTTTCCTGTGGAGTTGTCGGAATGGGAAGTAACCATTGAATCCGGGAGTGCCGCCCGTCTATCCTGGAAAACCCGATCTGAAACGGACAACTATGGTTTTTATATTCAACGAAAAGATTCAACTTCCCGCTTTGCGGATATTGCATTTATCAAGGGACGCGGGACATCCGGAAACGAGCATGCGTATTCCTTTACGGATAGGAATTTGCATCCTGGAGTCTATTTTTATCGTTTGAGACAGGTTGATTTTTCCGGTAAGAGTCATTATTCAAATGTACAATCCATTACTATTTCTAAACCGGTGAATAATTTCATCGTCGAAAATTACCCCAACCCGTTTAATTCTTCTACAAAAATTTTATTTAATTTAGTTGCTGCTCAGTCTGTTGATGTTCGAATTTTTAATTTGATCGGAGAAGAAGTGTACCATCTGAGTGAAGGCGTTTTAGAGAAGGGACCACACAGTTTTGTATGGAATGGAAGGTCCTTTTCGGGACGGGAGTTACCCAGCGGCATGTACATTCTGAAGATCATTACCCCAAATCAAACGATTCATCATAAATTAATTTTGTCTAAATAAAAAATTGAGAGGGAGAAATGAAGAAAACATACTCTATTTCTTTTTTGGTTATCTTTGTCTTATTACTATTCAGTCATCTTGATTTTGCACAAGTTACCGAGCCGTTTGTTCGCTATCAATTGTTTCGATTGGATTCCACGGCCTCCGGAACTGTTGAAACTCCTGTTGCTTTTAAGGATACCGTCGATTTAGGAAAATCAACCCGTTATACGCTAAGGGTGACCTATTTAAGCAGCAATTATTTGGTTAATCAATCCAATGATAAAGCGGTACGTGCAGCTCAGGTGCCGGCCTTTGTGGAATGGACCGAC
This window encodes:
- a CDS encoding T9SS type A sorting domain-containing protein, which encodes MKVWTCGRWVLFFMLISRSVFAQITVSVDSFHVSPGDTIRIPVCVGDVTDSNIESFQFDFYFNDSVLSPIDATLEGTLAENWGVPFVNENNSGELRVGAYGLSYLEGSGSIIIMRFLAIGTVGDSTQLEIRNFMFNNGTPAIVVRNGRLIIERIIQLAVQSNIEGLHVQIDGKDYSTPFSIDCSAFSSHQISVDSVLGQSESVRYVFDHRSDGLPMNHPIVLDSTNLDLAIFYRKQYYLTLHSEYDHPLGEGWYDKDSVAAFSVEKYDSVGDSIRYRFMYWSGDTLLIHENGTIKMDTSKTLTANFEEELFISITYNRPNAGRTVPPPPGVWVEKGEEITLTAYPENNYHFLSWSGDTTTTNNPLIFTVTTPFHIMAYFGNIFPVELSEWEVTIESGSAARLSWKTRSETDNYGFYIQRKDSTSRFADIAFIKGRGTSGNEHAYSFTDRNLHPGVYFYRLRQVDFSGKSHYSNVQSITISKPVNNFIVENYPNPFNSSTKILFNLVAAQSVDVRIFNLIGEEVYHLSEGVLEKGPHSFVWNGRSFSGRELPSGMYILKIITPNQTIHHKLILSK